One Terriglobia bacterium genomic window carries:
- a CDS encoding NTP transferase domain-containing protein yields the protein MKGVVLAGGLGTRLYPLTRVTNKHLLPVYNKPMIYYPIQTLVDAGITDIMIVTGGNHAGEFLKLLGNGKEFGLRHINYTYQEGEGGIAQALSLAEFFADGDSICVILGDNLLEKSIRASTECFQKQKQGARILLKEVTDPGRFGVAHLDGNRVVAIEEKPKVPKSNYAVTGVYFYDAEVFEIIRTLKPSGRGELEITDVNNAYIARGTMAYDILEGWWTDAGTFESLLRANQLVAQPRVSAAVNTAEL from the coding sequence ATGAAGGGTGTGGTGTTGGCAGGCGGACTCGGGACCCGGCTTTATCCTTTGACTCGCGTTACGAACAAGCACTTGTTGCCGGTGTACAACAAGCCCATGATCTACTATCCCATTCAAACACTGGTAGATGCAGGGATCACCGACATCATGATTGTGACGGGCGGCAACCATGCGGGCGAGTTTCTCAAGCTCCTGGGGAATGGCAAGGAATTCGGGTTGCGGCATATAAATTACACGTACCAGGAGGGCGAGGGGGGCATTGCGCAGGCCTTGTCCCTGGCGGAATTTTTTGCTGACGGGGACTCGATCTGCGTCATTCTGGGTGATAACCTCCTGGAGAAGTCCATTCGGGCCTCGACGGAGTGCTTTCAGAAACAAAAACAGGGGGCGCGAATCCTTCTGAAGGAAGTGACGGACCCGGGACGATTTGGGGTGGCACACCTGGACGGCAATCGCGTCGTCGCCATCGAAGAAAAACCCAAGGTCCCCAAGTCAAACTATGCCGTCACCGGCGTTTATTTTTACGATGCGGAGGTGTTTGAGATCATCCGCACGCTCAAGCCTTCGGGACGCGGCGAACTGGAAATCACCGACGTCAACAATGCCTACATTGCCCGGGGCACGATGGCCTACGACATCCTGGAGGGTTGGTGGACTGATGCGGGGACCTTTGAGTCCCTGTTGCGCGCCAACCAGCTCGTCGCACAACCGCGTGTCAGTGCGGCGGTGAACACAGCCGAGTTGTGA
- a CDS encoding sugar transferase, translating to MNSNPNVGSMLKRKNRITAIVLALLESALSALSFVIAFGVRRALPFQREIYPLGEYSSLLAAILILWAIIAVLLDAYRVVERQENIVSVRKAVQQVAIGGGLVFVMVAALKLDLSRSLIGIFLIINLLSLSVFRVSTKRLRRAVRKRFGGFQYFIVVGTSDEGLAIARMIHDHEVLGAKLSAIVRVSNGEENIEKAQAICPTLKTIEELPELVHGRVVDEIIFAVPKEKLAGLEEIFLLCEEEGVKTRILLNLFPHVISRMQLDWLESTPLLTFSTTPDNEYLLFLKRSFDFWGALVLAVIFSPLMLVVSLLVKLTSRGPVIFRQTRCGLGGRQFTLYKFRSMVEGAEAQKSGLEALNELDGPVFKVSNDPRCTPVGRLLRKLSIDELPQLINILKGDMSFVGPRPPLPDEVAKYRRWQRRRLRMRPGLTCLWILEGRSNLNFERWMQLDLEYIDNWSIFLDLKILLKTVPIVLSMRGAH from the coding sequence ATGAACTCCAATCCCAACGTCGGCAGCATGCTCAAACGAAAGAATAGGATCACCGCGATCGTCCTGGCGCTGTTGGAGAGCGCCTTGAGCGCCTTGAGCTTCGTCATCGCCTTCGGGGTCCGCCGGGCATTGCCGTTCCAGCGGGAGATTTACCCCCTGGGTGAGTACAGTAGTTTGCTGGCGGCGATTCTGATTCTGTGGGCGATCATCGCCGTCCTGCTGGATGCTTATCGCGTCGTGGAACGGCAGGAGAACATTGTCAGCGTCCGTAAAGCAGTCCAGCAGGTTGCGATTGGAGGCGGCCTGGTGTTTGTTATGGTGGCCGCCCTGAAGCTGGACCTGAGCCGTTCGCTCATCGGTATCTTCCTCATCATCAACCTCCTTTCACTTTCCGTCTTTCGCGTCTCCACGAAGCGGCTGCGGCGGGCTGTGCGCAAACGATTCGGGGGATTCCAGTACTTTATTGTCGTCGGGACCAGCGACGAAGGCCTGGCAATCGCGCGAATGATCCACGATCACGAAGTTCTAGGGGCCAAACTCTCAGCTATCGTCCGCGTCTCGAATGGGGAAGAGAACATCGAGAAGGCCCAGGCCATCTGTCCTACCCTGAAGACAATTGAAGAGCTCCCCGAGCTGGTCCATGGGCGCGTGGTTGATGAGATCATCTTCGCCGTGCCGAAGGAAAAACTGGCCGGCCTGGAGGAAATCTTCCTTCTCTGCGAGGAGGAGGGGGTCAAGACCCGGATCCTGTTGAACCTCTTCCCTCATGTCATCTCGAGAATGCAGTTGGACTGGTTGGAATCGACGCCGTTGCTGACCTTTTCGACCACTCCCGACAACGAATACCTCCTCTTCTTGAAACGCAGCTTTGATTTTTGGGGGGCGTTGGTTTTGGCAGTTATTTTTTCACCGCTGATGCTGGTGGTGTCTCTCCTCGTCAAGCTCACTTCGCGTGGACCGGTGATCTTTCGGCAAACACGATGCGGACTGGGGGGACGGCAATTCACGCTTTACAAGTTCCGTTCCATGGTGGAGGGGGCCGAGGCCCAGAAGTCGGGGCTCGAAGCGCTGAACGAACTGGATGGGCCGGTCTTCAAGGTTTCCAATGACCCGCGCTGCACCCCGGTGGGACGCCTGCTTCGGAAGCTTTCCATCGATGAGTTGCCTCAATTGATCAATATCCTGAAGGGGGACATGTCGTTTGTGGGACCGCGGCCCCCTCTGCCTGATGAGGTGGCAAAGTATCGCCGGTGGCAGCGCCGGCGTCTGCGCATGCGTCCCGGATTGACTTGTCTGTGGATCCTGGAAGGCCGGAGCAATCTGAATTTCGAGCGGTGGATGCAACTGGATCTGGAGTACATTGACAACTGGTCGATATTCCTCGATTTGAAGATTCTCCTCAAGACGGTTCCAATCGTCCTTTCCATGCGCGGCGCACACTGA
- the smpB gene encoding SsrA-binding protein SmpB, translating into MQHTFENKVFAFNRAASHNYFLFDRYEAGIALRGTEVKSIREGRANLKDSYAQVKANEVWLLNCHISPYSHGNRQNHDPLRARKLLLHKNEIRRLIGKTVERGFTLVPLQLYLKKGRIKCEFALAKGKHTHDKRETLRRKESDREARAAMRRRGKN; encoded by the coding sequence ATGCAGCATACGTTCGAGAACAAGGTATTTGCCTTTAACCGGGCAGCTTCCCACAACTATTTTCTCTTCGACCGGTATGAGGCCGGCATTGCACTGCGTGGAACGGAGGTGAAATCGATCCGGGAAGGCCGCGCCAATCTGAAGGACAGCTATGCGCAGGTGAAAGCCAATGAAGTGTGGCTGCTTAATTGTCATATCAGCCCCTATTCTCACGGCAACCGGCAGAATCATGATCCCTTGAGGGCGCGGAAATTGTTGCTGCACAAGAATGAGATTCGACGCCTCATTGGAAAAACCGTGGAACGGGGATTCACATTGGTCCCCTTGCAACTGTATTTGAAGAAGGGAAGGATCAAGTGTGAATTCGCACTGGCCAAGGGCAAGCACACGCACGACAAGCGCGAGACCCTGCGGCGTAAAGAGTCGGATCGGGAGGCCCGTGCCGCCATGCGACGGCGAGGAAAGAATTAG
- a CDS encoding leucyl aminopeptidase, giving the protein MKFDLTSKKFSDLQVEALVVYVFEKEPELKGSIRDVDRVTGGLITSLLSSKELTGKLFEYAYARNPQGLQAKRIFVFGAGKKEAFDLGQLRKLAGAIARTLRSKSILDFGLLKRSAFDSAEAAQAVVEGIILAHFDIDRYKTDNEPKNPIQTVWLVGGDMARKSAILQAIERGQIIAESQNFARELINEPSNKLTPTRLAERAAAMAVEFGLHIEVLEQKEMEKLGMGALLSVARGSEEPPKLIVLTYDPPGVEHPSKTIGLVGKGITFDTGGISLKPPEGMEKMKYDMSGAASMIAVMRALALLKPKTKVIATVPATENMPGGKAQKPGDVQSAMSGKTIEVINTDAEGRLVLSDAICYVKKLGATHLIDMATLTGAVSIALGDVRVGVMGNHQKWMNAFLRAAEECGEKMWQLPMDVEYGDLVKSKIADLKNTGGRYAGTITAAKFLEAFAEDTPWIHLDIAGTEWLEEAKPYCCEGPTGVGIRSVIQTVCGQK; this is encoded by the coding sequence ATGAAATTTGATCTGACGTCCAAGAAGTTCAGTGATTTGCAGGTCGAAGCCCTGGTGGTCTACGTATTTGAGAAGGAACCCGAGTTGAAAGGGAGCATCCGCGATGTGGATCGGGTGACCGGCGGCCTGATTACGTCTCTCTTGTCGAGCAAGGAGCTGACCGGGAAACTCTTTGAGTACGCCTACGCCCGAAACCCGCAAGGACTTCAAGCAAAGCGGATCTTTGTTTTCGGGGCCGGGAAGAAAGAGGCTTTTGATCTGGGACAATTGCGAAAACTGGCGGGAGCGATTGCGCGAACCCTGCGCTCAAAGTCGATTTTGGATTTTGGCCTCCTCAAGCGCAGTGCCTTTGACAGTGCGGAGGCTGCGCAGGCGGTGGTCGAGGGAATCATCCTGGCCCACTTCGATATTGATCGTTACAAGACCGACAATGAGCCCAAGAATCCGATCCAGACGGTGTGGCTGGTGGGCGGAGACATGGCGAGGAAGTCCGCTATCCTTCAGGCCATCGAGCGGGGGCAGATTATTGCGGAATCTCAAAATTTTGCGCGCGAACTGATCAATGAACCTTCGAATAAACTCACGCCGACGCGACTCGCGGAACGGGCGGCTGCCATGGCCGTAGAATTCGGCTTGCACATCGAAGTCCTGGAACAGAAGGAGATGGAGAAGTTAGGGATGGGCGCTTTATTGAGCGTCGCCCGCGGCAGCGAGGAACCTCCCAAACTGATCGTCTTGACCTACGACCCTCCGGGCGTCGAACATCCTTCCAAGACGATCGGGCTGGTGGGGAAAGGGATTACGTTCGATACCGGAGGCATCTCCTTGAAACCTCCTGAGGGAATGGAAAAAATGAAGTATGACATGAGCGGCGCTGCCTCTATGATCGCCGTGATGCGGGCCCTCGCGCTGTTGAAACCCAAGACCAAGGTGATTGCCACAGTCCCGGCCACGGAGAATATGCCCGGCGGGAAGGCCCAGAAGCCCGGGGATGTTCAAAGCGCCATGTCTGGAAAAACCATTGAGGTCATCAACACCGACGCTGAAGGCCGGTTGGTCCTGTCCGATGCCATCTGCTATGTAAAGAAGCTGGGAGCGACGCACCTGATCGACATGGCCACCTTGACCGGCGCCGTGTCGATTGCCCTGGGAGATGTACGGGTGGGCGTCATGGGGAACCACCAGAAGTGGATGAACGCGTTCCTCCGGGCGGCAGAGGAGTGTGGGGAAAAGATGTGGCAGTTGCCCATGGACGTCGAGTATGGAGACTTAGTCAAGAGCAAGATCGCTGATTTAAAAAACACGGGAGGCCGCTATGCCGGAACCATTACGGCGGCCAAGTTTCTGGAGGCTTTTGCCGAGGACACGCCCTGGATCCACCTCGATATTGCCGGCACGGAGTGGCTCGAGGAGGCCAAGCCCTATTGTTGCGAAGGCCCCACGGGCGTTGGCATCCGCTCGGTCATTCAGACCGTGTGCGGGCAGAAATGA
- a CDS encoding Fic family protein — protein sequence MPHDTHFFGKGIFHALDGKLQEFREKRVDPEINGRYELILSTEWASNDCQLDEVPASQLERAIENHQDATALLMSRPEAIVQVLPLIKDVHSMMMEGLSDEAGQFRSGGIAPLSVDHQPPDADGIEAAMGRLEEWVSADSFLELHAVQRTALVLVRLLDIYPFTDGTPRTCRVMASSCLISAEFPPAIFQFREASLYQQAIHSGLAMDTTGLTARIAASVVRTLDYCLTGTLPSPVT from the coding sequence ATGCCCCACGACACTCATTTTTTCGGCAAAGGGATTTTCCATGCACTGGACGGGAAGCTCCAGGAGTTTCGCGAGAAGAGAGTCGATCCTGAGATAAACGGCCGATATGAGTTGATTCTTTCGACCGAGTGGGCCTCCAACGACTGTCAGCTGGATGAAGTACCGGCATCCCAACTGGAAAGGGCCATTGAAAATCATCAAGACGCAACCGCCCTCCTCATGTCACGCCCTGAGGCGATTGTCCAAGTCCTCCCTCTGATCAAGGACGTCCATTCGATGATGATGGAAGGTCTCAGTGATGAGGCCGGGCAGTTCCGCAGCGGTGGAATCGCCCCGCTCTCCGTCGATCACCAGCCGCCCGATGCCGACGGGATTGAGGCGGCGATGGGTCGGCTTGAGGAGTGGGTTTCGGCGGACAGCTTCCTGGAATTGCATGCCGTTCAACGGACTGCTCTGGTGCTTGTCCGTCTTCTCGATATTTATCCATTCACCGACGGGACCCCTCGCACCTGTCGCGTTATGGCCAGCTCCTGCTTGATTTCGGCTGAATTTCCTCCGGCGATTTTTCAATTCAGGGAGGCCTCCTTGTATCAGCAGGCCATTCATTCGGGCTTGGCGATGGATACGACCGGGCTGACGGCCCGAATCGCTGCCTCCGTCGTCCGCACCTTGGACTATTGCCTCACGGGAACCCTTCCATCCCCGGTAACTTGA
- a CDS encoding APC family permease — protein MSTHAPQAPGEAVELRRDVTIWGSFMWGYADVGADIYTALGLVIAASQGMASVAFAIAGLVYICIGLAYTELASAYPVAGGGHYFALRGLGDFWGFVAGSALLLDYTIDISLFAVASAGYFLSFWSKIVTHADRVKHNIQFTANFVVYDWVMVVVALGLILFLVWLNIRGMKESSLFNEILGAIDIVTESMLVMCGFLFAWKPELIISQFLETWRHFDLHQFAYGTSLGIICFVGLESISQAAQETRRPATIIPRTSITLIFTVFIFAVAFSNLSLGVSSWQSFRDHLEDPVAFLATLIPFIGIIAGPFAAFLGMTILAISANSGIMSASRLTFSMSQLKLLSPWFDKVHRRYRTPARTIMFFSGLGILFVVASAFTPQIIDTLGNMYAFGATLGYIIVFISLIKLRFADPYTPRPYRVPLNLPWKRDEGRAIQIPILGFIGALGVSMIFFFVVYTHAIGRIAGPAWVILCLSYYLYYRRRIGLPILGSVKHNWEQEQIQVLTSAEEFDLLEQYKLALLERDKMLRKRAETTP, from the coding sequence TTGAGCACTCATGCGCCACAGGCTCCAGGTGAAGCCGTCGAGCTCCGGCGTGATGTGACCATCTGGGGGTCCTTCATGTGGGGCTACGCGGATGTCGGGGCCGATATCTACACGGCCCTCGGTCTGGTCATTGCGGCCTCGCAGGGGATGGCGAGCGTGGCGTTTGCCATCGCTGGGCTGGTTTATATCTGCATCGGACTGGCTTACACCGAGCTTGCCTCGGCATATCCTGTGGCGGGCGGCGGCCATTACTTCGCACTGCGCGGTCTCGGCGATTTCTGGGGATTTGTGGCGGGCTCCGCCCTCCTGCTCGATTATACAATTGATATTTCACTCTTTGCCGTGGCCTCCGCAGGGTATTTCCTTTCTTTCTGGTCCAAGATCGTGACGCATGCCGACCGGGTCAAGCACAATATCCAGTTCACCGCGAACTTTGTTGTGTACGACTGGGTCATGGTCGTGGTGGCGCTGGGCTTGATCCTGTTTTTGGTCTGGCTCAACATCCGCGGAATGAAGGAATCGTCCCTGTTCAACGAGATTCTCGGAGCAATCGATATCGTGACGGAATCCATGCTGGTCATGTGCGGCTTTCTTTTTGCCTGGAAGCCGGAGCTGATCATTTCTCAATTTCTCGAAACGTGGCGGCATTTTGATCTGCATCAATTTGCCTACGGGACCTCTCTGGGCATCATCTGTTTTGTGGGTCTGGAGTCGATCTCCCAGGCAGCGCAGGAGACCCGCCGTCCTGCCACCATCATTCCCCGGACTTCCATTACCCTCATCTTCACCGTCTTCATTTTTGCCGTGGCGTTCTCCAACCTGAGCCTCGGGGTTTCCAGCTGGCAAAGTTTCAGGGATCACCTGGAGGACCCGGTGGCCTTTCTGGCGACGCTCATCCCGTTCATTGGGATCATTGCCGGTCCCTTTGCCGCATTTCTGGGCATGACCATCCTCGCGATCTCCGCCAATTCAGGGATCATGAGCGCCTCCCGGCTCACTTTTTCAATGAGTCAACTGAAACTGTTGAGCCCCTGGTTTGATAAAGTCCATCGGCGATACCGCACGCCCGCACGGACCATCATGTTCTTCTCGGGCTTAGGCATCTTGTTCGTTGTCGCTTCGGCCTTTACGCCCCAAATCATCGACACCCTGGGCAACATGTATGCTTTTGGCGCGACCCTGGGGTATATCATCGTGTTCATCTCATTGATCAAGCTGCGATTCGCCGATCCTTACACACCGCGGCCGTACAGGGTCCCGCTGAACCTCCCTTGGAAGCGTGATGAGGGTCGGGCGATTCAGATCCCGATCCTGGGCTTTATTGGTGCGTTGGGCGTGAGCATGATATTCTTTTTTGTAGTCTACACTCACGCCATTGGGCGCATCGCAGGGCCGGCCTGGGTCATTCTGTGTTTATCGTATTATCTCTATTATCGCCGGAGGATTGGATTGCCCATTCTGGGAAGCGTCAAGCACAACTGGGAGCAGGAGCAAATCCAGGTGCTGACGTCGGCGGAGGAATTTGATTTGCTGGAACAATACAAGCTGGCACTCCTCGAGCGCGACAAGATGCTCCGGAAGAGAGCTGAGACAACGCCGTGA
- a CDS encoding universal stress protein, which yields MPPSLALHPLGIFIAVVFFVSMSSILWWMLHPPPQLEAAVAKARRSISALRRIMVTTRGMRYDDRAVELACRLGQEQKSEIVVTYIIEVPLTLPLGITLDQEETKAQEAVTRAANIVKLHALPAKKNIERDREAARGILRAAKEMDVDLLILSIDPHKTALKKFAGKTTERILSDAPCEVIVDHIPVSELALSPPQA from the coding sequence ATGCCTCCATCACTCGCTTTACATCCCCTGGGTATCTTCATCGCAGTCGTCTTCTTCGTCTCGATGTCCTCGATCCTGTGGTGGATGCTTCATCCGCCACCCCAGCTTGAGGCGGCAGTTGCGAAAGCGCGCCGCTCCATCAGCGCCCTGCGCCGCATCATGGTCACAACGCGCGGCATGCGGTACGATGACCGGGCCGTCGAACTGGCGTGCCGGTTAGGGCAAGAGCAGAAGTCGGAGATTGTTGTTACTTACATCATTGAGGTGCCTCTGACGCTGCCGCTGGGCATCACGCTGGACCAGGAAGAAACCAAGGCGCAGGAAGCGGTGACCCGGGCCGCGAATATCGTGAAGCTCCACGCGCTGCCGGCCAAGAAGAACATCGAGCGCGATCGCGAGGCGGCGCGCGGAATTTTGCGGGCGGCCAAGGAAATGGATGTCGACCTCCTGATCCTCTCCATTGATCCGCACAAGACCGCCCTGAAGAAATTTGCCGGAAAGACGACAGAACGGATCCTGAGCGACGCGCCCTGCGAAGTCATCGTGGACCATATTCCGGTGAGCGAGTTAGCCCTGAGCCCGCCGCAGGCCTGA
- a CDS encoding NAD-binding protein produces MRILIVGFGRVGTQLVQQLNPKEHEVIVIDQERHLADHPLASVPTRLIIGDAIDAEVLREAGIEDAEVLFATTRDENTNLMVAQMARIVFNVPKVLAMIYDPSRELSYHEAGIETFCLTVAGAQYLASQITKSPLSDLKGAWKKAHDEMIKQVKEPVKSVATQGGNYYIIILGGSLVGYYLARNLMAKGHEVTIIEDDPEKYNAIIHQIDCNVIFGDGSTTPILEQAGANRADVFLAVTNHDHDNLIACQVAKSRFGVKKTIARVKNPRNEPILQRLGVDVTVSSTGIIAQMIERELPMSTIKTLLDFKASQLEMVEYDLEDKSPVIGRQIRQLTMPKDSNIVTILRAKDAVVPRGDTVFARDDVVLVLMKEAVEPEVRRVLLG; encoded by the coding sequence ATGCGAATCCTCATTGTGGGTTTTGGACGGGTGGGGACCCAGCTTGTCCAGCAACTCAACCCCAAGGAACACGAGGTCATCGTCATTGACCAGGAGCGCCATCTGGCCGATCACCCGCTGGCTTCAGTGCCCACCCGCCTCATTATTGGCGACGCGATCGATGCCGAGGTGCTACGCGAAGCGGGCATTGAAGACGCGGAGGTTCTGTTTGCGACGACGCGCGACGAAAACACCAATCTGATGGTCGCCCAGATGGCTCGAATAGTCTTCAATGTTCCCAAGGTGCTCGCCATGATATACGACCCCAGCCGCGAATTGAGTTACCACGAGGCCGGGATCGAGACCTTTTGCCTGACCGTGGCGGGTGCTCAGTACCTGGCCTCCCAAATCACGAAATCCCCGCTGTCGGATCTCAAGGGGGCCTGGAAGAAGGCGCACGACGAGATGATCAAGCAGGTCAAGGAGCCCGTCAAGAGCGTGGCGACGCAGGGGGGAAATTATTACATCATCATCCTGGGCGGGAGCCTGGTGGGGTATTACCTCGCCCGGAATTTAATGGCAAAAGGGCATGAGGTGACCATCATCGAGGACGACCCGGAAAAATACAACGCCATTATTCATCAGATCGACTGCAACGTTATTTTTGGAGACGGGTCCACCACACCCATCCTCGAACAGGCGGGCGCGAACCGGGCGGATGTATTCCTGGCAGTAACGAACCACGATCACGACAACCTGATTGCCTGCCAGGTGGCGAAATCCCGGTTCGGCGTCAAGAAGACCATCGCCCGCGTGAAGAACCCGAGGAATGAGCCGATCCTTCAACGGCTGGGCGTGGACGTGACGGTCAGTTCCACCGGCATCATCGCGCAGATGATCGAGCGGGAACTACCGATGAGCACCATCAAGACGCTCCTGGACTTTAAGGCAAGCCAGTTGGAAATGGTGGAATACGATTTGGAAGACAAGTCTCCGGTGATTGGCCGGCAGATCCGGCAGCTCACGATGCCCAAGGATTCCAATATCGTCACCATCTTGCGCGCCAAGGATGCAGTCGTACCGCGCGGCGATACCGTTTTTGCCCGGGACGATGTGGTCCTGGTCCTCATGAAGGAAGCCGTTGAACCCGAGGTGAGACGGGTCTTGTTGGGATAA
- a CDS encoding DUF1972 domain-containing protein, giving the protein MQIAIMGIRGIPANYGGFETFAEELGWRLAARGHEVTVYGRSHYVDPNLTSYRGVHLTVLPTIRTKYFDTVVHTFLCALDSLSKNYDCVLICNAANALFSWVPRLTGARVALNVNGLERKRKKWNAAGRFYYRISERLSTLLPDAIVTDAVAIQEYYLSRYGADSTFIPYGATVEHDASEGTLTRLGLEPKRYFLYVSRLEPENNAHLVIRAYEKADTRLPLVIVGDAPYSADYVSGLKTTRDPRIRFAGAVYGLGYHELQANALCYIHATEVGGTHPALVEAMGHGNAVIVHDTAENEEVVGEAGILLDMNEEAKLVEALQGMADGKFDVHRLGMLAQQRVESGYSWDAITTAYEKLFDSLMRN; this is encoded by the coding sequence ATGCAGATTGCGATCATGGGCATCCGGGGCATTCCGGCGAACTATGGCGGGTTCGAAACGTTCGCCGAGGAGTTGGGCTGGCGACTGGCTGCGCGGGGGCATGAGGTCACCGTCTACGGCCGGTCCCATTACGTCGATCCCAACCTTACTTCCTACCGCGGGGTTCACCTCACCGTCCTGCCGACAATCCGGACCAAGTACTTTGATACAGTTGTCCATACCTTTCTTTGTGCCCTCGATTCCCTCAGTAAGAACTACGACTGCGTGCTGATCTGCAACGCCGCCAACGCCCTTTTTTCCTGGGTGCCGCGTCTCACTGGGGCGCGGGTGGCACTCAACGTGAATGGGTTGGAACGCAAGCGCAAAAAATGGAATGCGGCCGGGCGTTTTTACTACCGTATTTCCGAGCGGCTTTCCACCCTGCTCCCCGACGCTATTGTGACCGACGCCGTGGCCATTCAGGAATACTACCTTTCCCGCTACGGCGCTGATTCAACCTTCATCCCTTATGGGGCCACCGTGGAGCATGACGCGAGCGAGGGGACCCTCACCCGCCTGGGCCTCGAGCCGAAACGCTATTTCCTTTATGTGAGCCGTCTCGAGCCTGAAAATAATGCCCATCTTGTCATTCGCGCGTATGAAAAGGCCGACACCCGGCTGCCGCTGGTGATCGTGGGCGATGCCCCCTACAGCGCCGACTATGTGTCCGGTCTGAAGACCACCCGGGATCCCCGCATCCGTTTTGCAGGCGCCGTCTACGGCCTGGGCTATCATGAACTGCAGGCGAATGCGCTGTGCTATATTCATGCCACGGAGGTGGGAGGCACCCATCCCGCCCTGGTGGAGGCGATGGGCCACGGCAACGCCGTCATTGTTCACGATACCGCTGAAAATGAGGAGGTCGTGGGGGAGGCGGGGATTCTCTTGGACATGAACGAGGAGGCGAAGTTGGTGGAGGCGTTGCAGGGGATGGCCGACGGGAAATTCGACGTGCACCGGCTTGGCATGCTGGCACAACAGCGCGTCGAGAGCGGTTATTCCTGGGATGCCATCACTACGGCTTACGAAAAACTGTTTGACTCCCTCATGAGAAACTAG
- a CDS encoding dTDP-4-dehydrorhamnose 3,5-epimerase family protein — MIDGVRVKALKVIPDERGRLMEVLRNDDDIYIKFGQIYVTTAYPGVVKGWHYHKKQIDNFVVARGMMKLVLYDSRKKSKTYREINEFFMGEHNPILVQIPAWVFHGFKCISETECIVINAPTEVYHYKNPDEFRVPYNSRKVPYDWDIQMG, encoded by the coding sequence ATGATAGACGGGGTTCGAGTCAAGGCGTTGAAGGTTATTCCTGATGAACGGGGCCGGTTAATGGAAGTCCTGCGCAATGATGACGATATTTATATCAAGTTCGGCCAGATCTACGTCACGACGGCGTATCCCGGGGTCGTAAAAGGGTGGCATTATCACAAGAAGCAGATCGATAATTTTGTGGTTGCCCGGGGGATGATGAAGCTGGTGCTTTACGATTCGCGGAAGAAGTCCAAAACTTATCGCGAAATCAACGAATTCTTCATGGGGGAGCACAACCCGATCCTGGTGCAGATTCCGGCGTGGGTGTTTCATGGATTTAAGTGCATCAGCGAAACCGAGTGCATCGTCATTAACGCACCGACCGAGGTCTATCATTACAAGAACCCGGATGAATTTCGCGTCCCGTACAACAGCCGGAAGGTTCCGTATGATTGGGATATTCAGATGGGGTGA